GCAAAGGTGTCATCGATGAAACGACCTCCGATGGCAGTTCCGATGTCCCTCAGAGTCGGACCCACCGGAAGGTCTAGAGCTGCCATCTGGCTGCGGTCCAGCTCCAGTCGCCATCGTGGTGAGCTTGCATCGAAGCGCGTGCTGACGCGCTGGAACTGTCCTGAGTTCTGGGCAGCGAAGATGAACTGCTGGGCCTGTTCTTCAAAATCCTGCAGGCTGAGCTGGCCGCTACTGCGATCCAGAAGCTCCATCTGCAGGCCCGACTCACTGCTGAAACCGCGGACTGTGGCTGGCGTTGTCACAATCACTTGAGCGTCGGTGATGCGTCGTCTCAGCTCGCTATTCAGACGCTGCTTCACGGCTTCACTGCTGTTCTGTCGTCCTGGGCGTTCTTTGAGAGGTGTCAGGCGCAGATAAAAGGATCCTGTGTCCTCGCCGTTTTGTCCGAACGAGCTTCCGGCATAGAAATTGCCGCTCCGGATCAGGGGCTCTTCGGCAACCACCTCGCGGATGCGGTCCATCACAGCCTCGGTTCGTTCCAGGCTTGCCCCCTCCGGCAGTGTGAAATAACCGCGCACCTGACCCTGATCTTCGTTGGGGATGAAGGAGGTGGGGATCGTCGCCAGACCAATGCCTGTGAGCATTAGCCCTGCCAGTACAAGAGCGATCACGGTTCTGCCCCTTGCCAGCCACACCGCGAGCATCCGTGCGTAAACCCGTTGCAACCGGGTCATGCCCTCACGCAGTCTGCGACTGATGAACCTGAGCGGCCTTGGCAATCGTCCGTCGCCTTGTCCAAGCACGCGAGCGCAGGCCATCGGAGTGAAGGTGAGGGCATTGAACGTTGAGAACAAAATTGCGCCGCTGATGGCCAGTGCAATCGGTTGATACAGGCGGCCGATGGAGCCAGGAATCAGCAGAACAGGCAGGAAGACAGCCGCTAGAACCAGTGATGTGGCCATCACGGCGCCCGCCAGCTCTGCCATCGCATCTTCCGCAGCCCCCTGTGGTTCCTCGCCTTGCTCGATTCGGCCGGCAATGTCTTCGCTGACAACGATGGCGTCGTCAACAACGATGCCCGTGGCCAGGACGAGGCCGAACAGGATCAGGCTGTTGAGATTGGACCCGCTTAGGCGCACCACCACAAGGCTGCCGATCAACGCCACTGGAACCGCCAGGCCAGGAATTAAGGCCAGTCGCCAGCGCCCCAGAAACAGCACCAGCACCAGCAAGACCAGTAACACCGCGTCCCGGAGGGTGTCTTTGGTGCGATCGAGGTTGGCCTGAACGGTTTCGGCCACATCCACGATCACCTGTACGTCCAATCCTGGGGGGAAGCTGCTTTCCAGGCTTTTCAGCCTCTCCCGAACCGCACGGCTGACTTCCAGTGCATTCGACCCATCCCGCTGGAAGATGCCAACAGCTACAGAGCTTTCGCCTTGAAGATTGAGGGCGCTGCTGCCGTAGTTGCGTTGGCCAAGCTCGACTCGACCTACATCCTTCAGCCGAACAAGGCCTCCGTTGTTAGTGCGTTTCACCACCATGACTTCAAAGTCAGCCTGGCTGCGTAGACGTCCTTCGGCATCCACCGGCAGGCTGAAGAGTTGCCCTGCCGGTGCCGGTGCCTCACCCAGGTTTCCCACCGCAGCAAGAACGTTCTGCTCTGCCAGAGCGTTGGTGATGTCGTTGGTGGAGAGACCGAATTGCTCCAGCCGACTGGGATCCAGCCAAAGGCGATAGGCGAGTTCGCTACTGCCAAAAACGCGGATGTCGCCAACCCCAGGGGTTGTCCGCAGGCCTTCGCTGAGGCGCTGGTCGAGCCAGCCACCGATGAAGATCGGTTCATACATCCCAGCAGGCGCACTGAAGCCGAGGATCAGCAGAAGATCATTTGTGGAGCGGCTCACATTCAGCCCCTGACGAGTCACGACCTGGGGCAGTCGTCGGCTGGCCAGGTTGACCTCGTTTTGAACCTTGATCGCGTTGAGCTCCGGGTCGCCTGACTCGAAGCGCAGGCTGAGGCTGGCTCCGCCCTGACGGCTACTGGAGGTCATGCTTTCCAGCCCGTCCAGGCCACTGAGCTGGTTTTCCAGCACTGCTGTAACGCTTTGCTCCACCACTTCCGGGCCTGCGGCAGGAAAACTGGCGTTCACACTCACGCGGGTGGGTGCCAATTGAGGTAGGTCTTCAAGCCCGAGGCCTACCAGAGACACCACGCCTGCCAGCAACACCAGCAAGCTGCAGACGATGGTGAAGACGGGCCTTCTCAGAAATGGCTGGGAGATGGACCGCAAGTCGGCGACCGCTTAGCAAGGGCTCAGATCCTGGCAGTACAAAGCCCCGAATGAGTCACTCAGTACTCGTTCGGGGCTTGATGGGTCCGATCAATCAGATCGGTTAGGCAGATTTCTGGAGCTTGGAATTCAGTTGACGCTCCAAACACCGCCAGCAATTTTCACCAACGGAAGAACAAACGTCGAGCTAGCCAGGAACCAGGCGAATGCAGCGCCTCCGCATCCACCCAGCCAGAAGCCACTGGCAAATTCAGCCCAGCCAGTTTTGGTAAACAGGTCCGCGGGAGGGTTAACGATTGTGGCGTCAGCGGGCTGCACGTTTGGGCCTCGTCCGGCAGTGCCGTAGATCGATAAGCACACAGTCAGGATTGACACCAATCCGATGGAGGCGAGCAATCCTGCTGTCGCTGCATAATCGCCGTTACGGAGAGGTCCGCATACAGCGAAGGGGCCGTACAGCAGGAAGCCGTGCGCCATGCCAATTTCCAGACCGCGACGGTTTGGAGACAAGTCAGGTCGGTAAGCGGGCAGAGCGTTGAGGTACGCCTTGGTGAAATAGCTGCTGTTCACCGGAGTAGCCAAATTGCCAACCGTTGGATCGGCGACGGGGGAAACAGACATGGATAAAAAAGCGGTGGGTGGGCGGTGCGCTTGATCGTTGCCGGGAGCCTTTGAACGATCAGTCGGTGGTTTCGATCAGGTTGAACATCAGAACCATCACGACAGCTGGACCCAAAACCCCAGCTAAGGGAATGAAAACCGACGGCATCCAGGAAGCGACGAAATCTCCAGTCATGGCAGCGACCCAAATGTCTGCAGTTACTGTAAAGACTGCTTTTCTAGTGGTCTTCGACCGGTCCGGTCGGTGACATAAAAGTTCAATCCATTTGGCTTCTGCCGCTTTGAACCCATGAATCAGCTGCTTGCAGGTGGTGCCGCTGTTGTGCTGGTGGTTGTGCTGTGGGGTCTTGGCCGACGGCCTGGAAAAACGTTGTTGCGCAGCACTGATGCGACTTCGGTGGCAGCAATCAACAGAGCTCAGCTGGGCCTCGTAGAGGCTTCATTGCCACAGACGGATCATGAGATTCAGTCAGTGTCTGCCAAGGGAGCATTTGATTCTGTCCCGTTCCAGCCCCCGGCTACCAGTGCTGAGCGGATCTCACTGGAGCGCCGGCTCCGCGAGGCGATGGATCAAGGCAACCCAGGTCAGAGGCTTGAGGCTGTAAGGGTGGCTGGCCAGTGGGGGCATGGATCTGTGCTTCCGTTGCTGAGGCGCGGTCTACGTGACGCCGACAGTCTCGTCGTTGAAGCTGCTGCAGTTGCCATCGAGCGGCACCGTGGTGCTACCCGACCCTCTCCAGCTCAGGTGGCTCGACCTCCTCGCAACGTTGCCCGAATGCGATAGATCGGTCGCCCTTGGCTTTCGTGGTACGTACGGATTAGCAGCTCTCCCAACAGTCCGAAACAGAACAGCTGAATCCCGGCCAGGCCGAGCACGACCGCCATGGTGAGCAATGGTCTGTTGCCGATATCTTCACCTGTCAACTTGATGACGAGCAGGTAGGCGCTTGCTACCAAGCTCGTTGCGATGGCGACGAGGCCTCCAAACCCAAAGACATACATCGGCCGGGTGAGGAAGCGCTTCATAAACCACACCGTGAGCAGGTCCATCAGGACTCGAAAGGTGCGATCAATTCCGTATTTGCTGGTTCCGTACTGACGCGCACGGTGATTCACCTTGACTTCGGTAATGCGGGCTCCTTCGATGAAGGCCAGCGCTGGCAGAAAACGATGCAGCTCACCGTATAGACGCATGTCAGACAGCACGTCGCGGTCATAGGCCTTGAGCGAGCAGCCGTAGTCATGCAGGCGAACTCCCGTAACGCGTCCGATCAGGCGATTGGCCAACCTGGAGGGAAGCTTTCTCTGGAGCTCGGCATCCTGGCGATCAAAACGCCAACCGCTCACCAGGTCATAGCCCTCGCGCAGCTTATTCAGCAGCAGCGGGATGTCGGAGGGATCGTTCTGTAGATCACCATCGAGGCTCACGATCACCTGCCCTTTGGCGACATCGAAACCTGCTGCCATTGCAGCTGTCTGCCCGTAGTTTTTGCGCAGTAAAACACCCACCAGCTCCGGCACCTTGTTACTGATGCTCTCCAGCACTGATGCGGTGTTGTCTGTTGAACCGTCATTGACCAGCACTAGTTCAAAGCGCTCTCCAGTGGGTTGCAGCGCGTTAAGCAGCTGGTCGACAAGTTCAGGCAGGCTTTCTTCTTCGTTGTAGAGCGGCACCACAACCGAAAGGTCTAGCCCAGCAGTCATCGGGATCCGATCGATGTTAATGCAACCTAATCGGCGCCTGTTGGACCGATGTTCACGGGCCTTGGGAGACCGGCATCGATCTCATTACCAGGATCGGTAGCGGCGATAGACGGTCTGTGTTCCTAGTTCAATCTTGCTGCCATCGGGGCAGACGCCCTGCCGTTTGACTTTGAAGTAACCGTTACTGCACTGCCCGAGAGGAGTGCGTGAGTAGGAGTATTCCTCGCCAGGGCAGAAGGCATCTTCATCGATGGAGCGAAAATTGCGAGAGCGCTCTCTGTCTTCGGTGTTCACCATCAGTATCGCGTTGCCTTTGGTCGGTCCATCGGCGTTGCGCGCTTTGGTCACAGACCAGCGAAACTCGTTTTCTCCTGGCGATACGGAGAGAAAACTGCCGTGGTGCCGATCACCAAGACTGATTGAAAAACTTTCCGAGCGCCTTCTGCCGCTGCCGTATTCACGGTTGGTGTAGCCACCGGTTCGTCGATTCCGGATCACAATCCGCTGATTGCCTGCCGGTGCTAAGGAGGCCAGAAAACTCATGCCACCGATCGGTTTCACACTCTCGCCAGGACATTCGCCCCGATAGATCGTGCGCATCAGTGTCAGTTGCTGGACGGGCTGACTGCGCTGAAGGAATTCACCCTCAGCGCTCATGTTGCTGGTCTCGTTCATCCCTGGAGACCAGAGATTCATCTGTGCGATTAAAGGGCCAGCGAGCAGTGTCAGCGGATCCATGGGTCCGTCGTGTGGATAGTTCTTGCATTCTCACTCCTCAGGGCAGCGTGCTGCCGTCATGGCAGCGCATGACCCGACCAGCACCCCGTAATTCAGTTCTGTAGTGATTGGCCACAGGATGAAGATCCTGGGGGTTCAGGCTGTCGATGCCGATGCCATTGCGGCCGTGTTCAATGCCCGAGCTGTGCATGTAGTGACCGTTCTCGAGATGGATGCCGACATGGGTGCAGCGCTCAGGGCTGCCGAAGAAGATCAGATCGCCAGCGCGTAATCCAGACACATCCTCCGGTTGCACCGCCAGCGGCTGGCAGAACCTTTCCTGCTGATAGGCATCTCTGGGCAACCAGATGCCAGTGCTGGCGAAGGCTGTTTGCACAAGGCCGGAGCAGTCCAGATCGGGCCCGATGGTGCCTCCCCAGAGGTAGGTGTTCTTGAGCTCGGCAGCAGCTTTCAGCCATTTCAGAACCGCATTCAGCCGGCCGGTGATGTCCGAACTTGACAGCAGACACGGCTGCCGGGCTTCACAGGCCACAGCCTGACCGGCTAGCTCATCCATGGAGAGCCAACAGGGGTAGCCGTCCTCGAGAAGCACAACGTGCAAACGACCTCTATCTTCCGGGCGTAAAGATGCGGCGACTTTGAAGACTCGACCCGCTGCGGCTTGAGTGGCGAGTCCGTTCTCCGTTGGCCTGGCGTAGCCGTTCTGTCCTCTCAGCAGTTTCCAGCAGCCTCCTGAGCTGATCAGGTCCGGAGCGATCGGGGTGCCTAGGGTCGGCATTGCCAGTAGCCAGTGCCATGGCGTTCTACCGTCCCGAGCCGGCGATGCAGCAGCAGCTGGTTGCTCTGCTCGACAGGCTGGCGGCCGACGGCCGTCCCGGTTTGCATGATCAGGTGGCTGTGACTTGGGTGCGTTACGACACCGCATCTCCGACCAATGGAAGCGGCAGTGGCGCAGCCTGGTCTGACCAGAAACTGCTCTACCCCGCGAGTGTGGTGAAGTTGTTCTACGCGGTGGCTGCCGAGCACTGGCTGCAGCGCGATCTGATTCCAGACAGCGATGAACTTCGCCGTGCACTGCTCGACATGCTGGCTGATTCCAGCAACGATGCCACTGGATTGATCATGGATCTGCTCACAGGCACAACGAGTGGTCCAGCGTTGCGTTCCCCTGCATGGGAGCAGTGGCAACGGCAACGACGCCTCGTGAATGACTGGTTTCATGGTTTTGGCTGGCCTG
Above is a window of Synechococcus sp. BIOS-U3-1 DNA encoding:
- a CDS encoding efflux RND transporter permease subunit, translating into MRSISQPFLRRPVFTIVCSLLVLLAGVVSLVGLGLEDLPQLAPTRVSVNASFPAAGPEVVEQSVTAVLENQLSGLDGLESMTSSSRQGGASLSLRFESGDPELNAIKVQNEVNLASRRLPQVVTRQGLNVSRSTNDLLLILGFSAPAGMYEPIFIGGWLDQRLSEGLRTTPGVGDIRVFGSSELAYRLWLDPSRLEQFGLSTNDITNALAEQNVLAAVGNLGEAPAPAGQLFSLPVDAEGRLRSQADFEVMVVKRTNNGGLVRLKDVGRVELGQRNYGSSALNLQGESSVAVGIFQRDGSNALEVSRAVRERLKSLESSFPPGLDVQVIVDVAETVQANLDRTKDTLRDAVLLVLLVLVLFLGRWRLALIPGLAVPVALIGSLVVVRLSGSNLNSLILFGLVLATGIVVDDAIVVSEDIAGRIEQGEEPQGAAEDAMAELAGAVMATSLVLAAVFLPVLLIPGSIGRLYQPIALAISGAILFSTFNALTFTPMACARVLGQGDGRLPRPLRFISRRLREGMTRLQRVYARMLAVWLARGRTVIALVLAGLMLTGIGLATIPTSFIPNEDQGQVRGYFTLPEGASLERTEAVMDRIREVVAEEPLIRSGNFYAGSSFGQNGEDTGSFYLRLTPLKERPGRQNSSEAVKQRLNSELRRRITDAQVIVTTPATVRGFSSESGLQMELLDRSSGQLSLQDFEEQAQQFIFAAQNSGQFQRVSTRFDASSPRWRLELDRSQMAALDLPVGPTLRDIGTAIGGRFIDDTFAGGEIRSIYIQLEGTDRSKPGDLTSLMVRNRSGDLVSLANVAQLKRDSGANRITHYNQNRSISITAVTADGISSGQAIDLLQAISDRTGGNNLALSFTGLAREENRAESVTWVLFALGVTVVYLLLAGLYESFVDPLIILLTVPMALLGALIGLKLRGLSLDVYAQMGLLVLVSLAAKNGILIVEFANQRLRQGVALLDAVEEASLNRMRPILLTAVTSLAGFLPLLLATGTGSASRISIGTVVFSGLLVSTLLSLFIVPATYLLFKRWRGVGPARPDLDG
- a CDS encoding photosystem I reaction center subunit XI, which codes for MSVSPVADPTVGNLATPVNSSYFTKAYLNALPAYRPDLSPNRRGLEIGMAHGFLLYGPFAVCGPLRNGDYAATAGLLASIGLVSILTVCLSIYGTAGRGPNVQPADATIVNPPADLFTKTGWAEFASGFWLGGCGGAAFAWFLASSTFVLPLVKIAGGVWSVN
- a CDS encoding photosystem I reaction center subunit VIII, translated to MTGDFVASWMPSVFIPLAGVLGPAVVMVLMFNLIETTD
- a CDS encoding HEAT repeat domain-containing protein translates to MNQLLAGGAAVVLVVVLWGLGRRPGKTLLRSTDATSVAAINRAQLGLVEASLPQTDHEIQSVSAKGAFDSVPFQPPATSAERISLERRLREAMDQGNPGQRLEAVRVAGQWGHGSVLPLLRRGLRDADSLVVEAAAVAIERHRGATRPSPAQVARPPRNVARMR
- a CDS encoding glycosyltransferase family 2 protein produces the protein MTAGLDLSVVVPLYNEEESLPELVDQLLNALQPTGERFELVLVNDGSTDNTASVLESISNKVPELVGVLLRKNYGQTAAMAAGFDVAKGQVIVSLDGDLQNDPSDIPLLLNKLREGYDLVSGWRFDRQDAELQRKLPSRLANRLIGRVTGVRLHDYGCSLKAYDRDVLSDMRLYGELHRFLPALAFIEGARITEVKVNHRARQYGTSKYGIDRTFRVLMDLLTVWFMKRFLTRPMYVFGFGGLVAIATSLVASAYLLVIKLTGEDIGNRPLLTMAVVLGLAGIQLFCFGLLGELLIRTYHESQGRPIYRIRATLRGGRAT
- a CDS encoding C40 family peptidase, yielding MPTLGTPIAPDLISSGGCWKLLRGQNGYARPTENGLATQAAAGRVFKVAASLRPEDRGRLHVVLLEDGYPCWLSMDELAGQAVACEARQPCLLSSSDITGRLNAVLKWLKAAAELKNTYLWGGTIGPDLDCSGLVQTAFASTGIWLPRDAYQQERFCQPLAVQPEDVSGLRAGDLIFFGSPERCTHVGIHLENGHYMHSSGIEHGRNGIGIDSLNPQDLHPVANHYRTELRGAGRVMRCHDGSTLP